A window from Dehalococcoidia bacterium encodes these proteins:
- a CDS encoding flavodoxin family protein, which translates to MKVLLVFDSVQGNTEKIARAIAAALAPAEVKVVRPGEVGPQDLKSIDLLVVGSPTMGGRPTRPMQAFLSGIPAGSLNGINVTAFDTRIPATWVKIFGFAAGKIARSLTGKGGKLLAPPAGFFVLGSNGPLKEGELERAGVWIKGIQSGKK; encoded by the coding sequence ATGAAGGTTTTGCTCGTGTTCGATTCGGTCCAGGGGAACACCGAAAAAATCGCACGTGCTATCGCCGCCGCCCTTGCACCAGCCGAGGTAAAAGTTGTTCGCCCGGGTGAGGTCGGACCGCAGGATTTAAAATCCATCGACTTGCTCGTAGTCGGCTCGCCCACCATGGGCGGCAGGCCGACGCGGCCCATGCAGGCATTTCTGTCCGGAATCCCGGCCGGTTCTCTCAATGGTATCAACGTGACGGCTTTTGATACAAGGATACCGGCCACCTGGGTGAAAATATTCGGTTTTGCTGCCGGGAAGATAGCCCGCAGTCTCACCGGCAAGGGCGGCAAGCTTCTCGCTCCTCCCGCCGGATTCTTTGTCCTTGGCAGCAACGGGCCCTTGAAGGAAGGCGAACTGGAAAGAGCCGGCGTCTGGATAAAAGGAATACAGTCTGGCAAAAAGTAA
- the recO gene encoding DNA repair protein RecO, with amino-acid sequence MGLKPTFTYGGSCRDSMIYCGEKISQNTFMTKPRTYQTPAIVIKKTKLGEADRILTLYTPGLGKIQGVAKAVRKPKSKLSGHLEMLSYSQVTLARGRNIDTIIGSQTLNAFLEIKNDLDLLSYALYMAEMVNQFTPPETEDPQLFDLLLRTLEELPQASDRDLLLRHFELHLLRRVGYRPELEKCVLCRQTLESVTNAFAPSAGGVLCPSCQRLGKHYGYALSWDGLGVMRFIQGGDWESVSVTPIDRGALAEVERLMRIYIRHLLEKDVKSAAWLDSLKQGPSA; translated from the coding sequence ATGGGTTTAAAACCCACCTTTACATACGGTGGCTCGTGTCGAGACTCAATGATATACTGTGGAGAGAAAATCTCTCAGAATACATTTATGACCAAACCGCGAACCTACCAAACGCCAGCCATCGTCATTAAAAAGACCAAGCTGGGCGAAGCCGACCGCATACTAACCCTTTATACCCCCGGGCTGGGCAAAATCCAGGGAGTGGCCAAGGCCGTGCGCAAGCCTAAAAGCAAGCTCTCCGGTCACCTGGAAATGTTGAGCTACTCGCAGGTGACACTGGCGCGCGGCAGGAACATCGACACTATCATCGGCAGCCAGACTCTCAATGCCTTCCTGGAAATAAAGAATGACCTCGACCTGCTCTCTTACGCTTTGTATATGGCGGAAATGGTCAACCAGTTCACCCCGCCTGAGACCGAGGACCCGCAGCTTTTCGATCTGCTGCTGAGAACGCTGGAAGAACTCCCGCAGGCATCGGACAGGGACCTGCTGCTGCGCCATTTCGAGCTGCACCTGCTCAGGCGGGTAGGCTACCGACCCGAGCTGGAAAAATGCGTGCTGTGCCGCCAAACTCTAGAATCCGTAACCAATGCCTTCGCGCCTTCAGCCGGTGGCGTGTTATGCCCCTCCTGCCAGAGACTGGGGAAACACTACGGATATGCCCTCTCGTGGGACGGGCTGGGGGTGATGCGCTTTATCCAGGGCGGCGACTGGGAGAGCGTCAGCGTCACGCCCATAGATCGAGGAGCACTGGCCGAGGTGGAGCGGTTGATGCGCATCTACATACGACATCTGCTGGAAAAAGACGTCAAGTCGGCTGCCTGGCTAGACAGCCTGAAGCAGGGACCTTCGGCGTAG
- a CDS encoding magnesium transporter CorA yields the protein MLDVKTGEVCNIRHWFCRALQSDGSLNTTDVESSESIKDILKTATIAWVDLRTPDFDNDYKLAMEIGFSDQLITALMTGYRNLYEDFKTEMGIKLPSVQISGGATLDVKAHVTLVFLKKNLIMTVHPMEVDRRWARLRRYADTVLKKLPPGISAEDRMTTLLIRLIDSNNDRNFEHLRQIEESGDELNKQLMDPKTPREMLGPQIYNMKHALIIYLDALWESVEVIRNLRYADADLITDDTKLLDRIGVLAEDVNRQIGLAEHLSEVLASGLEVLQSIYNNQLQILNNKLAMVVTYLTIIGTALLVPNTLATVLGNSAFAMNPDDRGWYITLLVASTIIATAASFWWVRKFGWMPKRADRADD from the coding sequence ATGCTGGACGTAAAGACGGGTGAGGTGTGCAACATAAGACACTGGTTCTGCCGCGCTCTGCAAAGCGATGGCAGCCTCAATACAACCGACGTTGAATCTTCGGAGAGCATTAAGGACATCCTGAAAACGGCCACCATCGCCTGGGTAGACCTGCGCACCCCGGATTTTGACAACGACTATAAACTGGCCATGGAAATCGGCTTTAGCGACCAGCTCATTACCGCGCTGATGACCGGCTACCGCAACCTGTATGAAGATTTCAAAACAGAGATGGGTATAAAATTGCCCTCCGTCCAGATTAGCGGAGGCGCGACACTGGACGTCAAGGCGCACGTGACGCTGGTCTTCCTGAAAAAGAACCTCATCATGACCGTGCACCCGATGGAAGTCGACCGCCGCTGGGCCCGGCTGCGTCGCTACGCCGACACCGTGCTCAAAAAACTGCCGCCCGGCATCAGCGCCGAAGACCGTATGACGACGCTGCTGATAAGGCTGATAGACAGCAACAACGACCGTAACTTCGAGCACCTGCGCCAGATAGAAGAGAGCGGCGACGAGCTTAACAAACAGCTCATGGACCCCAAAACCCCGCGCGAGATGCTGGGGCCGCAGATATACAACATGAAACACGCTCTTATCATTTACCTGGATGCGCTCTGGGAAAGCGTGGAGGTCATCCGCAACCTGCGCTACGCCGATGCCGACCTGATAACCGACGACACCAAGCTGCTGGACAGGATAGGCGTGCTGGCCGAAGACGTCAACCGCCAGATAGGCCTGGCGGAACACCTTTCGGAAGTACTGGCTTCGGGCCTCGAAGTGCTGCAATCCATCTACAACAACCAGCTGCAGATACTCAATAACAAGCTGGCCATGGTGGTAACCTACCTGACCATCATAGGCACTGCCCTACTGGTACCTAACACTCTAGCCACGGTTCTGGGTAACTCCGCTTTTGCCATGAATCCCGACGACAGGGGCTGGTACATCACGCTGCTGGTAGCTTCCACAATAATAGCCACTGCCGCCTCTTTCTGGTGGGTCAGGAAATTCGGCTGGATGCCCAAGAGAGCTGATAGAGCCGACGACTAA
- the corA gene encoding magnesium and cobalt transport protein CorA encodes MRETKRSKKAGLPPGTLVHIGREHAEATRISLIDYTETQFQEKTIDNIEDTFPFRDSRSVTWINIDGLHDTSTIEKIGNHFGLHPLIQEDIVNTEQRPKIEDFGSYIFIVLRMLDYDVKRQEIKNEQVSLVLGSNFVLSFQEDVGDVWDGLRERIRKNKGHIRKEGADYLAYSLMDAIVDNYFIILEKAGENIEDIEEELITAPSRETLPAIYRLKREMLVLRKAVWPLREVANTLEHGENPVIKDSTRIYLRDIYDHAIQVIDTIENYREMITTLVDVYLSSVSNRLNEIVKVLTILSSIFIPLTFIVGVYGMNFAHMPELDLTWAYPALLVFMAFVALSMVAYFKRKKWF; translated from the coding sequence ATGCGCGAAACAAAACGCTCGAAAAAAGCCGGCCTGCCCCCCGGGACGCTGGTACACATAGGCCGGGAACATGCTGAGGCCACGCGCATCAGCCTCATCGACTATACGGAGACGCAGTTCCAGGAAAAAACTATCGATAATATCGAGGATACATTCCCCTTCCGCGACAGCCGGAGTGTCACCTGGATAAATATAGATGGCCTGCACGACACCTCCACCATTGAGAAAATCGGCAACCATTTCGGGCTGCATCCGCTTATCCAGGAAGACATCGTCAATACAGAGCAGCGTCCCAAGATAGAGGACTTCGGCTCGTACATTTTTATCGTTCTGCGCATGCTGGACTACGATGTAAAACGCCAGGAAATCAAGAACGAGCAGGTGAGCCTGGTGCTGGGAAGCAATTTCGTCCTGTCTTTCCAGGAAGACGTGGGCGACGTGTGGGACGGCCTGCGCGAGAGGATACGCAAAAACAAGGGTCACATCCGCAAAGAAGGAGCCGATTACCTGGCGTATTCGCTGATGGACGCCATCGTGGATAACTACTTCATTATCCTTGAAAAGGCGGGCGAAAACATCGAAGACATTGAGGAAGAATTGATCACCGCCCCCTCCAGAGAAACACTGCCTGCCATATACCGTTTGAAGAGGGAGATGCTCGTCCTGCGCAAGGCAGTCTGGCCGCTGCGTGAAGTGGCTAACACACTGGAGCATGGCGAAAACCCCGTCATCAAGGACAGCACCCGAATTTACCTGCGGGATATTTACGACCATGCTATTCAGGTGATAGACACCATCGAGAATTACCGCGAGATGATAACAACTCTTGTTGATGTATACCTGTCCAGCGTGAGCAACCGCCTCAACGAGATAGTGAAGGTGCTTACCATCCTTTCTTCCATATTCATCCCGCTGACCTTCATCGTTGGTGTTTATGGCATGAACTTCGCGCATATGCCTGAACTGGACTTGACGTGGGCATATCCGGCATTGCTAGTCTTCATGGCGTTCGTTGCCCTGTCAATGGTAGCCTATTTCAAACGCAAGAAATGGTTCTAA
- the recR gene encoding recombination protein RecR, protein MVEKTIPQAADAVNRLIQELGKLPGIGPKSAQRLTYHLLRASNEQTQALADALLSLKQKTQLCSSCFNIADSEVCPICRNPQRDPAQILIVEQPQDILALEHMSIYKGHYHVLHGAISPTEGVGGGDIRVKELMARLSAGGITEVIIGTNPTVEGETTAMYLKRLIAPLGLRVTRLARGLPFGTELEYADDVTLSRAIEGRQEF, encoded by the coding sequence ATGGTGGAAAAAACCATCCCGCAGGCAGCGGACGCGGTCAACCGCCTGATACAGGAACTGGGCAAGCTGCCCGGCATCGGCCCCAAGAGCGCCCAGCGCCTTACCTATCACCTTCTGCGCGCCTCAAACGAGCAGACGCAGGCGCTGGCCGACGCCTTGCTGTCGCTCAAGCAGAAGACGCAGCTCTGCTCTTCCTGCTTTAACATAGCCGACAGCGAGGTCTGCCCAATCTGCCGCAACCCGCAGCGCGACCCGGCCCAGATACTCATCGTGGAGCAGCCGCAGGACATACTGGCGCTGGAGCACATGAGCATCTACAAGGGGCATTACCACGTGCTGCACGGGGCCATCTCGCCCACCGAGGGAGTGGGTGGAGGGGACATCCGCGTCAAGGAACTGATGGCGCGACTTTCGGCCGGCGGCATAACCGAGGTCATCATCGGTACCAACCCCACCGTGGAAGGCGAGACCACCGCCATGTACCTCAAACGTCTCATCGCGCCGCTGGGCTTGAGAGTCACTAGATTGGCACGAGGGCTGCCCTTCGGCACCGAACTGGAATACGCCGACGACGTCACCCTCAGCCGCGCTATCGAGGGACGCCAGGAGTTTTAA
- a CDS encoding YbaB/EbfC family nucleoid-associated protein, giving the protein MNLGMMKQALEMRSKLEKAQKELAKKTVEVEAGKGAVKVVASGHLRIISLKIAPEAIDPKKAGDLEKLVFKAVNDALDAAQDMAAKELNQITGGLKIPGLT; this is encoded by the coding sequence ATGAACCTGGGAATGATGAAACAGGCGCTGGAAATGCGCAGCAAGCTGGAAAAAGCTCAGAAAGAGCTGGCCAAGAAGACCGTCGAGGTTGAGGCCGGCAAAGGCGCCGTGAAAGTGGTGGCGAGCGGCCATCTGCGCATAATATCGCTTAAAATCGCACCCGAAGCCATCGACCCCAAGAAAGCTGGTGACCTGGAGAAGCTGGTGTTCAAGGCCGTCAATGACGCCCTCGACGCCGCACAGGATATGGCCGCCAAGGAGCTAAACCAGATAACCGGCGGGCTCAAGATACCCGGCCTTACCTGA
- the dnaX gene encoding DNA polymerase III subunit gamma/tau encodes MAQVFYRKWRPQTLAEVVGQEHVTRTLLNALSGGHVSHAYLFCGPRGTGKTSTGRILAKAVNCVKTSTGGKGEPCNKCVMCKSITEGRALDIIEIDAASHTGVDDVRELIERVNYAPAQAKYKVYIIDEVHMLSGSASNALLKTLEEPPPKVIFILATTETHKVLPTIVSRCQRFDFHRLSQKDTEEKLSRITQAEGINIAPEALRLVAKSARGGLRDAENLLEQIYTYYGAEVSLVQVQEMLGMAGNERARELVKYITQKDIGAGLKAIGRAAEDGLDLKQIDREVVSYLRELLLLKSGLDKDSGLTKEEMAELKTLAEKASLEQILRAVKLFGQIEGALDNDSTLPLELALVDACIEPVIEKPARAAEAEPVRTARPSTPAPAHPAPRAALNTTPPAATPKPVPTASSTPHPVAARPITRPVEPPKDPVKVSALQGAGSELAQLKNNWALIIQQVPDAVRRSAAVAMLRSAGIKPIAIEGDTVVLSFKYPYHREKIEELENKKIVAGLIGQFLGRPCQIKCVYEPEENHLVREAQKLGAQIIEVEEK; translated from the coding sequence ATGGCTCAAGTTTTTTACCGCAAATGGCGCCCTCAAACACTGGCTGAAGTGGTCGGCCAGGAGCACGTTACCCGCACACTGCTTAACGCCCTCTCCGGCGGGCACGTGTCGCACGCCTACCTCTTCTGCGGCCCGCGCGGCACAGGCAAGACCAGCACCGGGCGTATACTGGCCAAGGCCGTCAACTGCGTCAAGACCTCGACGGGCGGCAAGGGCGAACCCTGCAACAAGTGCGTCATGTGCAAGTCTATTACAGAGGGGCGCGCCCTCGATATCATCGAGATAGACGCCGCCAGCCATACCGGCGTGGACGACGTGCGCGAGCTTATCGAGCGCGTGAACTACGCCCCGGCGCAGGCCAAATACAAGGTCTATATTATAGACGAGGTCCACATGCTCTCGGGCAGTGCTTCCAACGCCCTCCTCAAGACACTCGAAGAGCCCCCGCCCAAAGTGATATTCATACTGGCCACCACCGAGACGCACAAGGTGCTGCCGACTATCGTGTCGCGCTGCCAGCGCTTCGACTTCCACCGTCTGAGCCAGAAGGATACCGAGGAAAAGCTCTCGCGCATCACGCAGGCGGAAGGCATCAATATCGCGCCCGAGGCCCTGCGGCTGGTGGCTAAAAGCGCGCGTGGCGGGCTGCGCGACGCCGAAAACCTGCTGGAACAGATATACACCTATTACGGGGCCGAGGTTTCGCTCGTTCAGGTGCAGGAAATGCTGGGCATGGCCGGCAACGAACGCGCCCGCGAGCTGGTGAAATATATCACGCAAAAAGACATCGGCGCGGGGCTGAAAGCTATTGGACGGGCGGCGGAAGACGGCCTGGACCTCAAGCAGATAGACCGCGAGGTGGTGAGCTACCTGCGCGAACTGCTGCTACTCAAAAGCGGCCTGGACAAGGATTCAGGTCTGACCAAAGAGGAGATGGCCGAGCTTAAAACGCTGGCCGAAAAGGCTTCGCTGGAACAGATATTGCGCGCGGTCAAGCTTTTCGGACAGATTGAGGGAGCGCTGGACAACGACAGCACGCTGCCCCTCGAACTGGCCCTTGTTGATGCCTGCATTGAGCCTGTAATAGAGAAACCCGCGCGCGCAGCAGAGGCCGAGCCAGTCAGGACAGCCAGACCCAGTACGCCCGCGCCTGCTCATCCCGCTCCCCGAGCCGCCTTAAATACAACACCTCCGGCGGCGACTCCGAAACCCGTCCCGACGGCAAGCTCAACTCCGCATCCGGTTGCTGCTAGACCGATTACCCGTCCTGTCGAGCCACCGAAAGACCCTGTGAAAGTCTCGGCTTTGCAGGGGGCGGGCAGCGAGCTTGCGCAGCTCAAGAACAACTGGGCGCTCATCATCCAGCAGGTGCCGGACGCCGTCAGGCGCTCGGCGGCGGTGGCCATGCTGAGAAGCGCCGGTATCAAGCCCATCGCCATCGAGGGCGACACGGTTGTGCTGTCTTTCAAATACCCCTATCACCGCGAGAAGATAGAGGAACTGGAGAATAAAAAGATAGTGGCAGGGCTCATAGGCCAGTTCCTCGGGCGCCCCTGCCAGATAAAGTGCGTTTACGAACCCGAAGAGAATCACCTGGTACGCGAAGCCCAGAAACTGGGCGCTCAGATAATTGAGGTGGAGGAAAAATGA
- a CDS encoding ferredoxin-like protein, with translation MHHALKLYNRNRPFVLRAYIFFGRWTRIPVIGGPVRRAANLWGSNMTSAYALNLNEAYAIVDSSSGLALGPCTCRETFHNCDHPLNAELMIALNHEFAADHGKEFREVSKQEAKDIIRDCHERGLLHTIVKCRQDFYALCNCCRCCCVPLRLSKDYGIGKALTRDKTIVEQFKESLEQCEKLEYKI, from the coding sequence ATGCACCACGCGCTTAAGCTCTACAACCGCAACCGCCCGTTCGTGCTCCGGGCATACATATTCTTTGGCAGATGGACGCGCATTCCCGTTATCGGCGGGCCGGTGCGGCGCGCAGCCAACCTGTGGGGCAGCAATATGACATCGGCGTATGCCCTCAACTTAAACGAGGCTTATGCCATCGTAGATTCCTCAAGCGGGCTGGCGCTGGGCCCCTGCACCTGCCGCGAGACCTTTCACAATTGCGACCATCCGCTTAACGCGGAGTTAATGATAGCCCTCAACCACGAGTTTGCCGCCGACCACGGTAAAGAATTCCGCGAGGTGAGCAAGCAGGAAGCCAAAGACATTATCAGGGACTGCCACGAGCGCGGGCTGCTGCACACTATCGTGAAGTGCAGGCAGGACTTTTATGCCTTGTGCAACTGCTGCCGCTGCTGCTGCGTGCCTCTGCGCTTGAGCAAAGACTATGGCATAGGCAAGGCGCTGACGAGGGATAAGACCATCGTGGAGCAGTTTAAAGAGAGTCTGGAACAGTGCGAAAAGCTGGAATATAAAATTTAA
- a CDS encoding cell division protein FtsZ: MKLVVIGLGQCGSRIADEFARLNRMAMSTRGAEICPGIFAVNTDAADLSGLRTIKSDYQHRILIGGRKTGGHGVGKINEVGAEVAREDADKVVDALRSTKHFYEADAFLLVASAGGGTGSGSLPIITQHVKERYADKPVYAMVILPFEHEQENEERTIYNSAVCLKSVYSVADAVILVDNQRYVKKGYSLQYNLDLINSFMVEPFYDLLCAGEEKKASRVGGKTLDAGDIIQTLKGWTVIGHGTAKVGGFRTGSTHFRDKSAETHKGIQAMDAAIAELSSKVSPKDAGRAMYLVSAPVKEINMDLVKDLGDWLKDLAPNAVIRNGDYPIGKKLDITLVMSDLSDVEIVRNYYNKSTALVPIMKLRLEEVKAKLQNIDNAGKDIPTVF; this comes from the coding sequence ATGAAGTTAGTTGTTATCGGCCTGGGACAGTGCGGCAGCCGCATTGCGGATGAGTTCGCCCGCCTGAACAGGATGGCTATGAGCACTCGCGGCGCCGAGATATGCCCCGGTATTTTCGCGGTCAATACGGATGCCGCCGACCTTTCCGGCCTGCGCACCATCAAGAGCGATTATCAGCACCGCATCCTCATAGGAGGCCGCAAGACCGGCGGGCACGGCGTGGGCAAAATCAATGAGGTAGGGGCGGAAGTCGCCCGCGAGGACGCGGATAAGGTGGTGGATGCCCTGCGCTCCACCAAACATTTCTACGAGGCCGACGCCTTCCTGTTGGTCGCCAGCGCCGGGGGCGGCACGGGTTCGGGCTCTCTGCCCATCATTACGCAGCACGTCAAAGAACGCTATGCCGATAAACCAGTGTACGCTATGGTAATCCTGCCTTTCGAGCACGAGCAGGAGAACGAGGAGCGCACCATCTACAACTCCGCCGTCTGTCTCAAGAGCGTATACTCGGTGGCGGATGCCGTCATCCTGGTGGATAACCAGCGTTATGTGAAGAAAGGTTATTCGCTGCAATACAACCTCGACCTGATTAACTCCTTCATGGTCGAGCCGTTTTATGACCTGCTGTGCGCCGGCGAGGAGAAGAAGGCCAGCCGCGTGGGCGGCAAGACGCTGGATGCCGGCGATATTATCCAGACACTCAAAGGCTGGACAGTCATCGGCCACGGCACCGCCAAAGTGGGCGGTTTCAGGACCGGCAGCACTCACTTCAGGGACAAGAGCGCCGAGACGCACAAGGGCATCCAGGCCATGGACGCCGCCATCGCAGAGCTTTCCAGCAAGGTGTCCCCCAAAGACGCCGGGCGCGCCATGTATCTCGTTTCCGCTCCAGTTAAAGAAATCAACATGGACCTGGTGAAAGACCTGGGCGACTGGCTCAAAGACCTGGCGCCCAATGCCGTCATCAGGAATGGCGATTATCCAATAGGCAAGAAGCTGGACATCACCCTCGTTATGTCAGACCTGAGCGACGTGGAAATAGTGCGCAACTACTACAACAAGTCCACCGCGCTGGTGCCCATCATGAAGCTGCGGCTGGAAGAGGTCAAAGCCAAGCTTCAAAATATCGACAACGCCGGAAAAGACATCCCGACGGTATTCTAA